The following are encoded together in the Geobacter sulfurreducens PCA genome:
- the cas2 gene encoding CRISPR-associated endonuclease Cas2 produces MEHLYIVSYDIRNQRRWRRLFKTMHGFGCWLQLSVFQCRLDRIRIIKMEAAINEIVNHAEDHVLILDLGPAENVKPKVSSIGKTFDPILRQAVIV; encoded by the coding sequence ATGGAGCATCTCTACATTGTGAGCTATGATATTCGCAACCAGCGCCGGTGGCGGCGGCTATTCAAGACCATGCACGGCTTCGGCTGCTGGCTGCAACTGTCGGTGTTTCAGTGCCGCCTTGACAGGATTCGAATCATCAAAATGGAGGCGGCAATCAACGAAATTGTCAACCACGCGGAAGACCACGTGCTTATCCTCGATCTTGGTCCGGCCGAGAACGTTAAACCAAAAGTGAGCAGCATAGGAAAGACATTTGACCCGATCTTGCGCCAAGCGGTGATAGTCTGA
- a CDS encoding DUF3232 domain-containing protein, translating to MQQPTASVVSYVAEYHKATETTMGRYKKVIEITGHDEVAAKLLEGLIDAGTRYFSKVVEMEHRMASARFRLDGEELRELTETLDRSRRLAHESLISSLHVFNRYIVKEYGEELKEAGIEGGIFPKPEANRDRIAIADWAGELLTGIYENRHR from the coding sequence ATGCAACAACCCACTGCATCCGTGGTATCATACGTCGCCGAGTATCACAAAGCGACGGAGACCACCATGGGAAGATACAAAAAGGTAATCGAGATCACCGGCCACGACGAGGTTGCTGCAAAGCTCCTCGAAGGGCTTATTGACGCAGGAACCCGGTACTTCAGCAAAGTTGTCGAGATGGAACACCGCATGGCATCCGCCAGGTTTCGCCTCGACGGTGAAGAACTGAGAGAGCTTACCGAAACCCTCGACCGCTCTCGCAGGCTCGCCCACGAAAGCCTCATTTCCAGCCTTCACGTATTCAACCGCTACATCGTCAAAGAATACGGCGAAGAACTGAAAGAAGCCGGCATCGAGGGAGGGATCTTCCCGAAGCCCGAAGCTAACCGGGACCGCATCGCCATTGCCGACTGGGCAGGTGAACTGCTCACAGGGATCTACGAAAACCGCCACCGCTAA
- a CDS encoding type IV secretion system DNA-binding domain-containing protein — MDKRCVGWTIFNDLETTIDIQALAASLIPAAAGNTDPFWNGAARDVFTGILSSLWRDNYRSNRGIWNSLTAPIEEIAEMIHGVAGGEATVTTAGTRMVSW; from the coding sequence TTGGACAAAAGGTGCGTCGGTTGGACGATTTTCAACGACTTAGAAACGACTATAGATATCCAGGCGCTCGCCGCGTCACTGATCCCGGCGGCAGCGGGCAACACAGACCCGTTCTGGAACGGCGCCGCTCGTGATGTTTTCACCGGAATCCTTTCGTCGCTTTGGCGGGACAATTACCGGAGCAATCGTGGGATCTGGAACTCGCTCACGGCTCCAATTGAGGAAATCGCCGAGATGATCCACGGTGTCGCCGGCGGGGAGGCTACCGTTACCACTGCCGGTACCAGGATGGTTTCGTGGTAA